In Deltaproteobacteria bacterium, a single window of DNA contains:
- a CDS encoding GNAT family N-acetyltransferase, which translates to MLRDMGTLPQRDLPALEVSSREYFAAALVTGEYCGWLIEAKERVVAGGGLILRRLLPRPDCIGGGDEAHIFNMYTEPDHRRCGYARALMETMLVWCRAHDIKRVSLHASSDGVRLYESLGFAPTNEMRLMANPFV; encoded by the coding sequence ATGCTGCGCGACATGGGCACGCTGCCCCAGCGCGACCTGCCGGCCCTGGAGGTGTCGTCTCGCGAGTATTTCGCCGCTGCGCTCGTCACCGGTGAGTACTGCGGCTGGCTGATCGAAGCGAAGGAACGCGTCGTCGCCGGCGGTGGGTTGATACTGCGACGCTTGCTGCCACGGCCGGATTGCATCGGCGGCGGTGATGAGGCCCACATCTTCAACATGTATACCGAGCCCGACCACCGGCGTTGCGGCTATGCCCGCGCGTTGATGGAGACGATGTTGGTGTGGTGCCGGGCGCACGACATCAAGCGCGTCAGCTTGCACGCGTCGAGCGACGGCGTTCGGTTGTACGAGAGTCTGGGCTTCGCGCCCACCAACGAGATGCGCCTGATGGCGAACCCGTTCGTCTAA
- a CDS encoding carboxymuconolactone decarboxylase family protein, which produces MARLPYVDPATASDTVRDTLNRMPVQLAIFRMMAHAETNFRSLVRFGGDILGKQQLSGKLRELAILRVAQQSPARYEWVQHVPIAKAAGASDAQVAALERGDITAACFDAREQVLLRFADELIHKVKVSDATFVAAQKEFPAREIVELIFAVGFYMMIARLLETTAVDIEADAGTTIVDSLKS; this is translated from the coding sequence ATGGCCCGCTTACCCTATGTCGATCCCGCCACCGCATCGGACACGGTGCGCGACACGCTCAACCGGATGCCGGTGCAACTAGCGATCTTTCGCATGATGGCGCACGCCGAGACCAACTTCCGTTCGCTGGTGCGCTTCGGCGGCGACATCCTCGGCAAGCAGCAGCTCAGCGGCAAACTGCGCGAGCTGGCGATCTTGCGCGTCGCGCAGCAATCACCGGCGCGCTACGAGTGGGTCCAGCACGTGCCGATCGCGAAGGCCGCCGGCGCCAGCGATGCGCAAGTGGCCGCGCTCGAACGCGGCGACATCACCGCCGCGTGCTTCGATGCGCGCGAGCAGGTGCTGCTGCGCTTTGCCGACGAGTTGATTCATAAGGTGAAGGTGTCCGACGCGACTTTCGTCGCGGCCCAGAAGGAGTTCCCGGCGCGTGAAATCGTCGAGCTGATCTTCGCCGTCGGCTTCTACATGATGATCGCGCGCCTGCTCGAAACCACCGCAGTCGACATCGAAGCCGACGCGGGCACGACGATCGTCGATTCGTTGAAGTCGTGA